Proteins co-encoded in one Desulfallas thermosapovorans DSM 6562 genomic window:
- a CDS encoding helicase C-terminal domain-containing protein gives MLNFIACDLETTGLDPANDKIIEIAMVKVVNGKIVDTFNTLVNPQCKIPLKIKRLTGIEDKHLATSPTMEQVAPSVYNFMEQCPLVGHNIDFDRSFLTANLGQLPFTQNVDTLEFARLILPGLPSYSLANLVQFLQLQQKPLHRALDDALAATDLFFALKKKTEALPRDVLLQLLPLLQYGHSTLAHIFESIIKDKIKIIPDGKITKGIPFKEPVIIEQNTGHITPEIHNQNHFQIEHLLGPQSPLVQLLPNYQHRNEQVKMARAVARSLEEQKILLVEAGTGTGKSIAYLLPTLLWAIKHDQRAVIATNTITLQEQIWHKDIPLLKNMLKLPFQAALLKGRSNYICLRRFINLITHPANVTANEATLLARIFTWLQYTDTGDKSELNLFGQDNDTWQQLCSERDTCLGGSCRWFTRYCFVTRARRNAENAHLVIINHSLLFADIVSEISILPEHGAVIMDEAHNIEETAAKHMGKNISLADLLQWLAITSKSIKKFNELAPPQDGHRWLEAVKKAEEAKYQLQHSINTFFYLFIKTIHKHNPNQGYYQIRVRLHQENSILADTEAEYQNMIFHMRNYLSCLKLLANWLEIWAVTNNAWEEKLQDINISYTAGNGYLADLEFILKSPEENYVCWVEAPNSGAPLDKNNYHCTLHATPIDISAILHEHFFNKPKTVVLTSATLAVNNSFDHFIQQCGLNRMPDNALQRIIVQSPFNYEQQCLLCIADNLPENNTRDYMKILTDTIYKLTIATEGRTLVLFTSHKLLRETYHRIKSLLDEADICVLGQGLDGSRSKLVNEFYQNKRSVLFGALSFWEGIDIPGDALVNVIIVKLPFAPPDDPVLEARNEKVAAQGHNSFYSISLPNAVIRFKQGFGRLIRSEQDRGVVIVLDKRIIKKRYGQIFLNSLPVKSYMSGDIDEIKHKLINWLGLNC, from the coding sequence TTGTTGAATTTTATAGCCTGTGACCTGGAAACCACAGGGCTCGACCCTGCAAATGATAAGATAATTGAAATAGCCATGGTAAAAGTGGTTAACGGAAAAATTGTAGACACCTTTAACACGCTGGTGAATCCCCAGTGTAAAATACCGCTAAAAATAAAGAGATTAACCGGTATAGAGGATAAACATTTAGCAACCAGTCCAACCATGGAACAAGTGGCTCCCAGTGTGTACAATTTTATGGAACAATGCCCGCTGGTGGGACATAATATCGATTTTGACCGTTCCTTTTTAACGGCCAACCTGGGCCAACTACCATTTACCCAAAACGTGGACACTTTGGAATTTGCCCGGCTAATACTGCCCGGTTTACCCAGTTACAGTCTGGCTAATCTGGTACAATTCCTTCAACTGCAGCAAAAACCCCTACACCGGGCACTTGATGATGCGCTGGCGGCCACTGACCTGTTCTTTGCACTCAAGAAGAAAACCGAGGCCTTGCCACGTGACGTATTGCTGCAATTGTTACCACTGTTACAGTACGGCCACTCCACATTGGCACACATCTTTGAATCTATTATAAAGGATAAAATAAAAATAATCCCAGATGGGAAAATCACTAAAGGTATACCCTTTAAAGAACCGGTTATTATTGAACAGAACACCGGGCACATTACTCCAGAAATACATAATCAAAACCATTTTCAGATCGAGCACTTGCTAGGTCCCCAAAGCCCACTGGTACAGCTCTTACCCAACTATCAACATCGCAATGAACAAGTTAAAATGGCTCGAGCCGTCGCCCGGTCCCTGGAGGAGCAGAAGATTTTATTGGTGGAGGCAGGTACTGGTACCGGTAAATCCATTGCTTACCTCCTGCCAACATTACTCTGGGCGATAAAGCATGACCAGCGGGCAGTGATTGCCACCAACACCATTACCCTGCAAGAACAAATTTGGCATAAAGATATTCCGTTGTTAAAAAATATGCTTAAACTACCCTTTCAAGCAGCACTACTGAAAGGACGATCTAATTATATCTGTTTGCGCCGTTTTATAAATTTAATAACCCACCCGGCAAATGTGACCGCCAATGAGGCTACACTATTGGCCCGTATTTTTACCTGGTTGCAGTATACTGATACTGGCGATAAATCTGAATTAAACCTGTTCGGTCAGGATAATGATACCTGGCAGCAGCTATGCTCGGAGCGCGATACCTGCCTGGGCGGTTCCTGTCGCTGGTTTACCCGTTATTGTTTTGTTACCAGAGCCCGGCGAAACGCGGAAAACGCCCACCTGGTTATTATAAACCATTCACTGCTTTTCGCCGACATTGTTTCCGAAATTAGCATATTACCGGAGCACGGAGCGGTAATAATGGACGAAGCACACAATATCGAGGAAACCGCAGCCAAACATATGGGTAAAAATATTTCCCTGGCGGATTTATTGCAGTGGCTGGCCATAACAAGTAAAAGCATTAAAAAGTTTAATGAGCTGGCACCGCCCCAGGATGGCCACCGCTGGCTTGAAGCCGTTAAAAAGGCAGAAGAGGCAAAATATCAATTACAGCACAGCATTAATACTTTTTTTTACCTTTTTATTAAAACTATCCATAAGCATAATCCAAACCAGGGTTATTACCAGATAAGGGTAAGGTTACACCAGGAAAATAGCATACTTGCAGATACCGAGGCCGAATATCAGAACATGATTTTCCATATGCGTAATTATTTGTCCTGTTTAAAATTACTGGCCAACTGGTTGGAGATATGGGCAGTGACCAACAATGCTTGGGAAGAGAAACTGCAGGATATTAATATCAGTTATACGGCGGGCAACGGGTATTTGGCCGATCTTGAATTCATCTTAAAATCGCCGGAGGAAAATTATGTTTGTTGGGTCGAAGCACCCAACTCCGGCGCACCGCTAGATAAAAATAACTACCATTGTACATTACACGCTACACCCATAGATATCAGTGCAATACTTCATGAACATTTTTTTAATAAACCTAAAACTGTTGTACTTACTTCCGCAACTCTTGCAGTTAATAATAGCTTTGACCATTTTATACAACAATGTGGATTAAACCGTATGCCCGATAATGCACTGCAACGGATCATTGTCCAATCACCGTTTAACTATGAACAACAATGTTTGCTTTGCATAGCTGACAATTTACCCGAAAACAATACCCGGGACTATATGAAAATTTTAACAGATACCATTTATAAACTGACCATTGCCACGGAAGGCAGAACGCTGGTGCTGTTTACTTCACATAAACTATTACGGGAAACATACCATAGAATTAAATCACTTTTAGACGAAGCGGATATATGTGTTTTGGGACAGGGGTTAGATGGTAGTCGTTCCAAATTAGTTAATGAATTCTATCAAAACAAACGTAGCGTTCTATTTGGAGCCCTCAGTTTTTGGGAGGGTATAGACATACCGGGTGATGCTCTGGTTAATGTGATAATTGTCAAACTGCCCTTTGCCCCACCTGATGACCCGGTACTGGAAGCACGAAACGAAAAAGTGGCTGCACAAGGACACAATAGTTTCTATAGCATAAGTCTGCCCAACGCTGTTATTCGTTTTAAACAGGGATTCGGAAGGTTAATTAGAAGTGAACAGGACCGGGGAGTGGTAATCGTCCTGGATAAGCGCATTATAAAAAAAAGATACGGGCAAATTTTTTTAAATTCTTTACCCGTTAAATCTTATATGAGCGGTGATATCGATGAAATCAAGCATAAATTAATCAACTGGCTTGGATTAAACTGTTAA
- a CDS encoding TIGR04086 family membrane protein, translating into MVSLNSERNYPLLNLQAIMKGVLAALIITVLGSAVLGIAYHVTGLAEKTLPQASNVLYYLSVFVGSLLSARWAGCKGLVHGIGVAVIFVLFGWLIAHFLLYTQNVSSALWQKALFSCLIGSVGGILGVGVAR; encoded by the coding sequence ATGGTATCCTTGAATAGTGAAAGAAATTACCCGCTGTTAAATTTACAGGCTATTATGAAGGGGGTACTGGCGGCGTTGATTATCACCGTGCTGGGCAGTGCCGTACTGGGTATTGCTTATCATGTTACAGGTCTTGCTGAAAAAACACTCCCCCAGGCTTCAAATGTACTTTATTATTTAAGTGTTTTCGTAGGTAGCCTATTAAGTGCCCGCTGGGCGGGCTGTAAGGGTTTAGTGCATGGTATTGGCGTTGCCGTTATATTTGTGTTATTTGGTTGGTTAATTGCTCATTTCCTTTTATATACTCAAAATGTATCAAGTGCTTTATGGCAAAAAGCTTTGTTTTCCTGCCTGATCGGTTCTGTTGGTGGAATATTGGGTGTTGGCGTGGCACGCTGA
- a CDS encoding tetratricopeptide repeat protein, translated as MGGIIRNLKSNNIGVFILCCLAVVMEKLGSQTNALNILKRAFNEDPGDQKLYLHASRLYLKKGQVDKAVYYWKRAAGQENIGSFLYWLNTCGVKQAAKKYHIKPVQSFDQADERNLERIGLDLLDKGYANDALTIFMQLLGQEKADAVLYFNIGCVLSKLDRHSEAVEYYEKAQSMGLNNPGLLNNKGYSLFMLNRFEEAQTCYELARGLDPNDYDILNNLAACYIKTNQQRKAVEYLKRMATNHPGDATLQNNLAMCLEATGQTHEAVVYYDKALQWETNEKNKKVIALNKIRCLVTLERYQEALTLCESLPAEEDDYELWGIKGELLNELGKISEAAECYRKAFGL; from the coding sequence ATGGGAGGTATCATCAGGAATCTTAAAAGCAATAACATTGGCGTATTCATACTCTGTTGTCTTGCCGTGGTGATGGAAAAACTGGGCTCCCAAACCAATGCACTTAATATCTTAAAACGAGCTTTTAACGAGGACCCAGGCGACCAAAAACTGTATTTACATGCCAGCCGGTTATATTTAAAAAAGGGACAGGTAGATAAAGCAGTTTATTACTGGAAAAGAGCTGCTGGACAGGAAAATATAGGCAGCTTTCTATACTGGCTAAATACCTGCGGAGTAAAGCAAGCAGCAAAAAAATATCATATTAAACCCGTCCAAAGTTTCGATCAAGCAGATGAAAGGAATTTAGAGAGAATTGGGTTGGACTTGCTGGATAAAGGTTATGCCAATGATGCATTAACAATTTTTATGCAGCTACTGGGACAAGAAAAAGCTGATGCTGTTTTATACTTTAATATAGGATGCGTTCTTAGTAAATTGGACAGGCATAGTGAAGCGGTGGAGTATTACGAAAAAGCGCAGAGTATGGGACTTAACAACCCCGGGCTGTTAAATAATAAGGGATACAGCTTGTTTATGCTGAATAGATTTGAAGAAGCGCAAACCTGTTATGAATTGGCCCGTGGACTGGACCCCAATGATTATGACATTCTAAACAACCTGGCAGCCTGTTATATAAAAACAAACCAGCAAAGAAAAGCGGTAGAATATTTAAAAAGGATGGCCACAAATCATCCTGGGGACGCTACATTGCAGAATAATTTGGCTATGTGTTTGGAAGCCACCGGCCAAACCCATGAAGCTGTAGTATACTATGATAAAGCACTACAATGGGAAACAAATGAAAAAAATAAAAAGGTTATAGCGCTAAATAAAATTAGATGTTTGGTCACTCTGGAAAGATATCAAGAAGCGTTAACACTTTGTGAGAGCTTACCGGCTGAGGAAGATGATTATGAATTGTGGGGCATAAAAGGGGAGTTGTTAAATGAATTGGGCAAAATAAGTGAAGCGGCGGAGTGCTACCGTAAAGCTTTTGGATTATAA
- the folE gene encoding GTP cyclohydrolase I FolE — MIDMEKIEVAVRMMLEAIGEDPDREGLKETPARVARMYNEIFCGLWDDPERHLQKMFSEEHEEMVLVKDIPIYSMCEHHLLPFYGKAHVAYIPRKGNITGLSKLARVVEGYSKRPQLQERLTSQIADSIMKKLNPHGVLVVIEAEHMCMTLRGVRKPGSKTLTSAVRGSFQRNEATRAEAFSLIRK; from the coding sequence ATGATAGATATGGAAAAAATAGAAGTAGCTGTACGCATGATGCTGGAAGCCATCGGCGAGGATCCGGACAGGGAAGGTTTAAAGGAAACCCCGGCCCGGGTAGCCCGTATGTATAATGAAATTTTTTGCGGGCTCTGGGATGACCCGGAAAGGCATTTGCAGAAAATGTTCTCTGAAGAGCACGAGGAAATGGTACTGGTCAAGGACATTCCCATTTACTCCATGTGTGAGCATCATTTACTGCCCTTTTACGGCAAAGCTCATGTAGCTTATATACCCCGTAAGGGCAATATTACCGGTCTATCAAAACTGGCTCGGGTGGTAGAGGGTTATTCCAAACGGCCTCAGTTGCAGGAGAGGTTAACCTCTCAAATCGCGGACTCCATCATGAAAAAATTAAATCCACATGGGGTACTGGTGGTAATTGAAGCAGAACACATGTGTATGACATTGCGCGGCGTACGCAAACCCGGTTCAAAAACCCTTACATCGGCAGTGCGAGGGTCATTCCAACGCAATGAAGCCACCAGAGCAGAAGCCTTTTCATTAATCAGGAAATAA
- a CDS encoding YpmA family protein — protein MDHADIEQGKLELIAFKSFSMYEDMYKVIDFLNKNLKDKKIMFGLTKNNEENSLTITIYEF, from the coding sequence TTGGATCATGCAGATATAGAGCAGGGTAAGTTGGAACTGATTGCTTTTAAATCGTTTTCCATGTATGAAGATATGTATAAAGTAATAGACTTTTTAAACAAAAACCTGAAGGATAAAAAAATCATGTTCGGCCTTACCAAAAATAATGAAGAAAACAGCTTAACCATTACCATATACGAGTTTTAA
- the surE gene encoding 5'/3'-nucleotidase SurE yields the protein MRILISNDDGINAPGLQALRESLATLGEVTVVAPDRERSGAGHGITAHKPLRPKKVTFPDGSHGWSLNGTPADCVKLAIEALLPQKPDIVVSGINLGANLGTDVLYSGTVSAAIEGIINGIPSVAISLASFKSNDFNPTAAFAAQVVPLLVNAGRDSQDILVNINVPPGKPVGIKVTRLAIRKYVNVFHKRTDPRGNDYYWLAGEPEDTVPEDPGVKVDVDVEAVKNNYISITPLHYNLTNFKAIDYIHKMLQRQTPTKDI from the coding sequence ATGCGCATTTTGATTAGCAATGATGACGGCATCAACGCCCCCGGATTACAAGCACTAAGGGAATCACTGGCCACTTTGGGGGAAGTTACGGTGGTGGCACCGGATCGAGAAAGAAGCGGCGCCGGACATGGTATAACGGCGCACAAACCTTTACGGCCCAAAAAGGTTACCTTTCCGGATGGTAGCCATGGTTGGTCATTAAACGGCACACCGGCTGATTGTGTTAAACTGGCCATTGAAGCATTACTGCCTCAGAAACCCGATATTGTAGTTTCAGGTATAAATTTAGGTGCCAATTTAGGCACAGATGTGCTTTATTCAGGAACAGTGTCGGCCGCCATTGAAGGAATCATCAATGGCATTCCCTCAGTAGCTATATCCCTGGCTAGTTTCAAAAGCAATGATTTTAACCCCACCGCCGCATTTGCAGCACAGGTAGTACCTTTATTGGTTAACGCCGGCCGGGATAGCCAAGATATTTTAGTTAACATAAACGTGCCACCTGGTAAACCCGTGGGTATAAAGGTAACCAGGTTGGCTATACGTAAATATGTTAACGTTTTCCATAAAAGAACGGACCCCAGGGGCAATGATTATTACTGGCTGGCCGGTGAGCCCGAAGATACGGTTCCCGAAGACCCTGGAGTTAAAGTTGATGTTGATGTGGAAGCAGTAAAAAATAATTATATATCAATAACACCGCTACATTATAACCTAACAAATTTTAAAGCCATTGACTATATTCATAAAATGTTACAACGACAAACTCCCACTAAAGATATTTAA
- the spoVB gene encoding stage V sporulation protein B: MAGYSFLQGAFILLLAGIINRFLGFGYQIAMMRLIGPEGVGLFNMVFPVYIMMLVLASAGIPLAIAKLVAEEVANNNMPGAYRVFNISLCILIITSVFFTLVLILGAPMLTKYYFPNPSVYYCLISLVPGIVVVTLCSAFRGFFQGLQKMSPTAITQTIEQLVRVLSGLVFAYFMLPLGIEYAAVGLSVGVILGELTGFILMLRIYIHHRPVTLHYAPGAWRRVFHLGDSIKKIFTLAIPVTLTRIVATALMSIQAVLIPQRLQVAGLSIHHATSAYGQFVGIAEALLFMPGVLTMALATSLVPAMSDAVAARNMTLARSRIWDAVRLTLQVGVPAAFIFLLLADELCGVLFGYAQAGSILKVLALAGPFLYLQQTTTGILQGVGRADVPFKNLLISSLVCIMGIYYLTAMPQFGIGGAAAAVAIGYMIMPVLNMLQLHRMNLFFFSIKENVFLPLLASLGMSLAIFYLKKILYGYNVNDGLVLSISLATGGFVYLSLMLLIGGINDQDREKFSLLFKLKKR, from the coding sequence ATGGCGGGTTATTCGTTTTTGCAAGGGGCTTTTATATTATTGTTGGCCGGTATAATTAACCGCTTTTTAGGTTTCGGGTATCAAATAGCCATGATGCGTTTAATCGGTCCAGAAGGTGTGGGACTGTTTAACATGGTATTCCCGGTATATATTATGATGCTTGTATTAGCCAGCGCCGGAATACCCCTGGCTATAGCCAAACTTGTGGCTGAAGAGGTAGCAAATAACAATATGCCCGGTGCCTACAGGGTTTTTAACATTTCTTTGTGCATATTAATAATCACCAGTGTTTTTTTTACTCTGGTTTTGATCCTGGGTGCTCCCATGCTAACAAAATACTATTTTCCCAATCCAAGTGTGTATTACTGTTTGATCAGCCTCGTGCCCGGGATTGTCGTGGTTACTTTGTGCTCAGCTTTTCGAGGGTTTTTTCAAGGTTTACAAAAAATGTCTCCCACGGCAATTACCCAGACAATTGAACAATTGGTAAGGGTATTGTCAGGTCTAGTATTCGCCTATTTTATGCTTCCTCTGGGTATTGAGTACGCTGCAGTCGGTCTTTCGGTGGGAGTTATACTGGGCGAATTAACGGGTTTCATCCTTATGTTGAGAATTTATATCCACCATAGACCCGTGACCTTACATTATGCACCGGGAGCATGGCGCAGGGTATTTCATTTGGGTGATAGTATAAAAAAAATCTTTACACTGGCTATACCGGTAACTCTTACCAGAATTGTTGCCACAGCACTGATGTCGATTCAGGCTGTATTAATACCTCAGCGATTGCAGGTGGCCGGCCTATCAATTCACCATGCCACCAGTGCATACGGGCAGTTTGTGGGGATAGCCGAGGCGCTTTTATTCATGCCCGGTGTTTTAACCATGGCCCTGGCTACGTCACTGGTACCGGCCATGTCCGATGCCGTAGCTGCTAGAAATATGACTTTAGCCAGGTCACGTATATGGGACGCTGTAAGATTAACATTACAGGTGGGTGTGCCTGCTGCATTTATTTTTCTTTTGTTGGCGGACGAGCTTTGTGGTGTCCTTTTTGGTTACGCCCAAGCAGGTAGTATTTTAAAAGTCTTAGCGTTAGCCGGCCCGTTTTTATACCTACAACAAACCACTACCGGTATTTTGCAAGGTGTTGGCAGAGCTGATGTACCATTTAAAAATCTTTTGATATCATCCCTGGTATGTATCATGGGAATTTACTACTTAACGGCAATGCCCCAGTTTGGCATAGGAGGTGCTGCTGCCGCGGTGGCCATTGGTTATATGATTATGCCTGTATTAAACATGCTTCAGCTTCATAGGATGAATTTGTTTTTCTTTTCTATTAAGGAAAATGTGTTTCTACCTTTACTGGCTTCACTGGGTATGTCCCTTGCAATTTTTTATCTGAAAAAGATTCTCTATGGCTATAATGTGAATGACGGTTTGGTATTATCTATTTCCCTGGCGACTGGTGGGTTCGTGTATTTAAGTTTGATGTTGTTAATTGGCGGCATTAATGACCAGGACAGGGAAAAATTTAGTTTACTGTTTAAATTAAAAAAGCGTTAA
- the fusA gene encoding elongation factor G: MKNYTTEQLRNIAIVGHGGAGKTSLVEAMLFNTGVINRIGRVEDGTTVSDYHPEEAQRQSTVHTSLVPAEVNNVKLNLLDTPGFSDFIGEVKGALRVADTAMFVFSAVDGVQVQHEIIWKSTQKSELPRVAFINKMDRENASFSKLMDELNTKFKANFVPINFPIGEGLDYKGVVDVLNQRAYEFDKGGKPKEIDIPAELQNQLAEYREKLVEAAAEGDDDLTMKYLEGEELTSEEIKSGLHNSIATAKAVPVLCGSATRNMAITQLSDFLSQYLPAPKCEEGPMAALVFKTLADPYVGRMNFIRVFRGTLKADTQVYNATKEKNEKIGQVLFVRGKHSEQTSQVACGDLAVVVKLTDTSSGDTLCDKDNKEALEGIDFPVPNYTLAIAPKSKNDEDKLGDAVHKLLEEDPSLRVEKNAETKQTLLTGMGEAHVNIMIHNLKRRYGVDVITEEPKVPYRETIRSKVEVEGKHKKQSGGRGQYGHVWIRFEPLAEGDFEFHEEVFGGAVPRNYFPAVEKGLREAMLEGALAGYPTVGLKATLYDGSYHSVDSSEMAFKIAASLAFKKAIPLAKPALLEPIMYVEVTVPDEFMGDIIGDFNTKRGRVLGTDQVEDGTVVKAHVPMSEMFKYANDLKSMTQGRGQFKMEFYSYEEVPAKLAEEIIQKAKAEAEAEK, encoded by the coding sequence TTGAAGAACTATACTACCGAACAACTCCGCAACATCGCCATTGTAGGTCACGGTGGTGCGGGAAAAACATCTCTGGTGGAAGCAATGCTATTCAACACCGGAGTGATAAATCGAATTGGCAGGGTAGAAGACGGCACCACCGTGTCGGATTATCATCCCGAAGAGGCACAACGCCAATCCACGGTACACACCAGCTTGGTGCCCGCTGAAGTTAACAATGTTAAATTAAACCTTCTGGATACCCCAGGGTTTTCCGATTTTATAGGCGAAGTGAAAGGTGCTTTGCGGGTAGCCGATACAGCAATGTTTGTATTCTCGGCCGTGGACGGTGTCCAGGTCCAGCATGAGATTATCTGGAAGTCAACCCAAAAGAGTGAACTGCCCCGGGTGGCCTTCATTAATAAAATGGACCGGGAAAACGCCAGTTTTTCCAAGTTAATGGATGAATTAAACACTAAATTCAAGGCAAATTTTGTCCCCATAAACTTTCCCATAGGGGAGGGACTGGATTACAAAGGCGTCGTGGACGTACTTAACCAAAGGGCATATGAGTTCGATAAAGGTGGCAAACCTAAAGAAATTGACATCCCTGCTGAACTGCAGAATCAACTGGCGGAGTATCGTGAAAAATTGGTGGAAGCCGCGGCCGAGGGCGATGATGACCTAACCATGAAGTATTTGGAAGGGGAGGAATTAACCTCCGAAGAGATTAAATCGGGACTGCATAATAGTATCGCCACAGCCAAGGCCGTCCCGGTGCTCTGCGGGTCTGCAACCAGAAATATGGCCATTACACAATTAAGCGACTTTTTATCTCAATATCTGCCGGCCCCCAAATGCGAGGAAGGACCGATGGCCGCACTGGTATTTAAAACTCTGGCCGACCCCTACGTAGGTCGTATGAATTTTATTCGGGTTTTCCGTGGCACATTAAAAGCAGACACCCAAGTTTATAACGCTACCAAAGAGAAAAACGAAAAAATAGGCCAGGTATTATTCGTGCGCGGCAAACATTCGGAACAAACTTCTCAGGTAGCCTGTGGGGATTTGGCGGTGGTGGTCAAGTTAACCGACACCAGTTCCGGCGATACTTTGTGTGATAAAGATAACAAAGAGGCATTGGAGGGAATTGACTTCCCGGTACCCAACTACACCCTGGCTATTGCTCCCAAAAGCAAGAACGACGAGGATAAATTGGGCGATGCAGTGCACAAACTTTTGGAAGAAGATCCATCACTCAGGGTGGAAAAAAATGCTGAAACCAAGCAGACCCTTCTCACCGGCATGGGTGAGGCTCATGTAAATATTATGATTCATAATCTAAAACGTCGTTATGGTGTTGACGTGATTACAGAAGAACCCAAGGTTCCCTACAGGGAGACCATCCGTTCCAAAGTGGAAGTGGAAGGTAAACACAAAAAACAATCCGGTGGTCGCGGGCAGTACGGCCATGTATGGATAAGGTTCGAGCCTCTGGCTGAAGGTGACTTTGAATTCCATGAAGAAGTCTTTGGCGGTGCAGTACCTCGCAATTACTTCCCCGCAGTGGAAAAGGGCTTAAGGGAAGCTATGCTGGAAGGTGCCCTGGCCGGTTATCCCACAGTGGGCTTAAAAGCCACATTGTATGATGGTTCTTACCATAGTGTTGACTCATCTGAAATGGCCTTTAAAATTGCCGCCTCTTTAGCTTTTAAAAAGGCGATTCCCTTGGCCAAGCCAGCCCTTTTAGAACCCATAATGTATGTTGAGGTAACCGTACCGGACGAATTTATGGGGGACATTATCGGCGACTTTAATACCAAACGCGGTCGCGTGCTGGGTACTGACCAGGTTGAAGATGGCACCGTAGTAAAAGCCCATGTGCCGATGTCGGAAATGTTCAAGTATGCCAATGATCTCAAGTCCATGACCCAGGGTCGCGGGCAATTCAAAATGGAGTTTTATAGCTATGAAGAGGTTCCCGCCAAGTTGGCCGAGGAAATCATACAAAAGGCTAAAGCGGAAGCCGAAGCGGAAAAATAG
- the panB gene encoding 3-methyl-2-oxobutanoate hydroxymethyltransferase produces MEKQKASILKFKEMKKQGKKITMVTTYDFAMMSQVDKSDIDMILVGDSAANTMMGYEKTVQIDLDTMLVFCKAVANAGKHTFLVGDMPFMTYEINAEQAMANAGRIIREGRMDAVKLEGGERIANTVAALVRAGIPVMGHIGLTPQSAAQLGGFKVQGKNLKDAKQIVKDALALEKAGVFAIVLEAIPSPVAKIITESVQVPTIGIGAGNYCDGQVLVIHDLLGLFDRYTPKFVKRYANLGEEMQKALNTYANEVREGVFPDNEHSFSMPRELVEQLTDELKTEGIL; encoded by the coding sequence GTGGAGAAACAAAAAGCCAGTATACTAAAGTTTAAGGAAATGAAAAAGCAGGGTAAAAAAATCACCATGGTAACAACCTATGATTTTGCCATGATGTCCCAGGTGGACAAATCCGATATAGATATGATACTTGTGGGCGATTCTGCAGCCAATACCATGATGGGCTATGAAAAAACAGTACAAATTGATCTGGATACCATGCTTGTGTTTTGCAAGGCGGTGGCCAACGCAGGTAAACACACTTTCTTGGTGGGTGACATGCCCTTCATGACTTATGAAATAAATGCAGAGCAAGCTATGGCCAATGCAGGCCGGATTATTAGGGAAGGACGTATGGATGCCGTTAAATTGGAAGGTGGGGAACGAATAGCAAATACCGTGGCCGCCTTGGTCAGAGCCGGCATACCGGTAATGGGTCATATTGGTTTAACACCCCAGAGCGCTGCTCAACTGGGTGGTTTTAAAGTACAGGGTAAAAACCTTAAGGATGCTAAACAAATAGTCAAAGATGCGCTGGCTCTGGAAAAAGCGGGTGTATTTGCTATCGTTCTGGAGGCCATACCCAGCCCGGTGGCTAAAATAATCACGGAAAGTGTTCAGGTGCCCACCATCGGCATTGGGGCCGGAAATTACTGCGATGGTCAGGTACTGGTTATCCATGATTTGTTGGGACTGTTTGATAGATATACACCCAAGTTTGTAAAACGCTATGCCAATTTGGGTGAAGAAATGCAAAAGGCATTAAACACCTATGCCAACGAAGTACGTGAAGGTGTGTTCCCGGACAATGAGCACTCTTTCAGTATGCCCCGGGAGTTGGTGGAGCAGTTAACGGACGAATTAAAAACCGAAGGTATTCTATAA